Proteins encoded in a region of the Clostridium beijerinckii genome:
- a CDS encoding competence/damage-inducible protein A yields the protein MKAEIIAIGTEILLGDIINSNAQYLAQELAALGIDMYYQQVVGDNEIRIMHAFDEAYSRSDIIITTGGLGPTDDDITKEVAAKYFNKELIEDENSTKKIRDYFKFRERAMTQNNLKQGLIPEGATVINNNNGTAPGVIMEDDNKIMIILPGPPKEMKPMFEESVKPYLQEKSDSILVSRVVKILGIGESAVAEEIKDLIDAQTNPTIAPYAKDVGVMLRITAKAETKDEALKLIEPIEEEIKNRLGDNVYATEDINIEEVVARLLIEKKLTISTAESCTGGMIASYLINYPGISEVFLEGAVTYSNEAKHNRLGVNNDILNQYGAVSEETAREMAIGIAKTANTDVSIVTTGIAGPEGGTLEKPVGLVFIGVYVQGKVTIKKCLFKGDRNKVRLQATITGLDMLRRILIK from the coding sequence ATGAAAGCAGAGATTATAGCCATAGGAACAGAAATTTTATTAGGCGATATAATTAATTCAAATGCCCAATATTTAGCTCAGGAGTTAGCAGCTCTTGGAATAGATATGTATTATCAGCAAGTAGTAGGAGATAATGAAATAAGAATTATGCATGCATTTGATGAGGCATATAGCAGAAGTGATATCATAATAACTACAGGAGGACTTGGACCAACTGATGATGATATTACAAAAGAAGTTGCGGCTAAATATTTTAATAAAGAATTGATTGAGGATGAAAATTCCACTAAAAAAATAAGAGATTATTTTAAATTTAGAGAAAGAGCAATGACTCAAAATAATTTAAAGCAAGGGTTAATTCCAGAAGGAGCAACTGTTATAAATAATAATAATGGAACAGCACCAGGAGTTATAATGGAAGATGATAATAAGATAATGATCATTTTACCTGGGCCACCAAAAGAAATGAAACCAATGTTTGAAGAATCGGTTAAACCATATCTTCAAGAGAAATCAGATTCAATATTGGTTTCAAGAGTTGTTAAGATACTTGGAATAGGGGAAAGTGCTGTTGCAGAAGAGATTAAGGATCTAATAGACGCTCAAACCAATCCTACAATTGCGCCTTATGCAAAAGATGTAGGAGTAATGCTTCGTATAACTGCAAAGGCTGAAACTAAAGATGAAGCACTAAAATTGATAGAACCAATTGAGGAAGAAATTAAGAACAGACTTGGGGATAATGTTTATGCAACTGAGGATATTAACATAGAAGAAGTTGTAGCTAGGCTTTTGATAGAGAAGAAACTAACAATATCTACAGCAGAATCTTGTACTGGTGGCATGATAGCAAGCTATCTTATTAATTATCCAGGTATATCGGAAGTTTTTTTAGAAGGCGCTGTAACATATTCTAATGAGGCTAAGCATAATAGACTAGGCGTTAATAATGATATTTTAAACCAGTATGGAGCTGTAAGTGAAGAAACCGCAAGAGAAATGGCAATTGGTATTGCAAAGACAGCTAATACTGATGTTAGTATTGTAACAACAGGAATTGCAGGACCAGAAGGCGGTACTTTAGAAAAACCTGTTGGATTGGTTTTTATAGGTGTGTATGTTCAAGGAAAGGTAACGATAAAAAAATGTTTGTTTAAGGGAGACAGAAACAAAGTAAGGCTTCAGGCTACAATTACAGGATTAGACATGCTAAGAAGAATTCTTATTAAATAA
- the fusA gene encoding elongation factor G: protein MKDYSIKNLRNVGLMGHNGTGKTSLAESLLYYSKITDRLGNIEDGTTVLDFDTEEKKRQFSIALSVAPIELDNVKINLIDIPGYADFQGECIEGMRAVDVGMIVVSGVSGVKAGTERAWEYCNKIKLPRTFFINKLDRENSDFNKVLASLKEKFGISVVPIQYPIGEEDNFKGVINIISKQARVYDVKTKEIKILDIPEELQDEVENCKKMIMEAVAETDEVLLDKYFSEGELSDEEIYKGLISGCASGDIAPVMCGSATKVIGMDSLIDDIVECFPSPEYAIPQKAVDVLNDEEVFVNLNQDKPFSALVFKTIADPFVGRISFFRVITGEAKDDMTVLNVNKDKNEKLSHICFIRGKTQIPAKRIIAGDIGAISKLQYTNTGDTLASSDFKVIYDKMNFPKTVFSMAVIPQAKGDEEKISQALAKLKDEDPVFQIDRDVENAEIVISGLGETHINVIASKIKSKFGVEAVLSLPKVPYKETIKGFSDVQGKHKKQSGGHGQYGDVVIKFERRTDGEEELEFIDNVVGGAVPRNFIPAVEKGLRECITHGVLAGCPVIGLKATLHDGSYHSVDSSEMAFKVAASIAYKKGLEQAKPILLEPIMKVEVILPNEYMGDVIADINKKRGRVIGMEPEGDKQKVISEIPLAEIRKYATELRSLTQGRGVFTKEFARYEEVPEIEVAKAIESINELRK from the coding sequence ATGAAAGATTATAGTATTAAAAATTTAAGAAATGTAGGATTAATGGGGCATAATGGAACTGGAAAGACTTCCTTAGCGGAAAGCCTTCTGTATTATTCAAAAATTACAGATAGATTAGGGAATATTGAGGATGGGACTACGGTTTTAGATTTTGATACTGAAGAAAAGAAGAGACAATTTTCTATTGCTCTTTCAGTAGCACCAATTGAATTAGATAATGTTAAAATAAATCTTATAGATATTCCTGGATATGCAGACTTTCAAGGTGAATGTATCGAAGGAATGAGAGCCGTGGATGTAGGTATGATAGTTGTAAGCGGAGTTTCAGGTGTCAAGGCGGGAACTGAAAGAGCCTGGGAATATTGTAACAAAATTAAATTGCCTAGAACATTTTTTATAAATAAATTAGATAGAGAGAACTCGGATTTTAATAAAGTATTAGCATCTCTTAAAGAAAAATTTGGCATCAGCGTGGTGCCTATTCAGTATCCTATAGGAGAAGAAGACAATTTTAAAGGGGTAATAAATATAATATCCAAACAAGCAAGAGTATACGATGTAAAGACCAAGGAAATAAAAATACTGGATATACCTGAAGAGCTCCAGGATGAAGTTGAAAATTGTAAGAAGATGATTATGGAAGCTGTCGCTGAGACTGATGAAGTATTGCTTGATAAATATTTTAGTGAAGGCGAATTGAGTGATGAGGAAATATATAAGGGCCTTATAAGTGGATGTGCTAGTGGAGATATTGCCCCTGTTATGTGTGGAAGTGCTACAAAAGTTATTGGAATGGATTCTTTAATTGATGATATTGTAGAATGTTTTCCATCGCCAGAATATGCTATTCCACAAAAAGCTGTAGACGTTTTAAATGATGAAGAGGTTTTTGTTAATCTCAATCAAGATAAGCCTTTTTCTGCATTAGTATTTAAAACTATTGCAGATCCATTTGTAGGTAGGATATCATTTTTTAGAGTTATTACAGGTGAAGCGAAAGATGATATGACAGTATTAAATGTTAATAAAGATAAGAATGAAAAGTTATCCCATATATGTTTTATTAGAGGTAAGACACAAATACCAGCTAAAAGAATAATAGCTGGTGATATAGGTGCTATTTCTAAGTTACAGTATACAAATACAGGCGATACTTTAGCTAGTTCTGATTTTAAAGTAATATATGACAAAATGAATTTTCCTAAAACAGTTTTCTCAATGGCTGTAATCCCTCAAGCTAAAGGGGATGAGGAAAAGATATCTCAAGCCTTGGCCAAGTTAAAAGATGAAGATCCTGTTTTTCAAATTGATAGAGATGTAGAAAACGCAGAAATTGTAATCTCAGGACTAGGAGAAACACATATTAATGTAATCGCAAGTAAAATAAAAAGTAAATTTGGTGTAGAAGCAGTATTAAGTTTACCAAAGGTACCTTATAAAGAAACTATAAAGGGATTTTCAGATGTACAAGGAAAACATAAAAAGCAGTCTGGTGGACATGGACAGTATGGAGATGTGGTAATTAAATTTGAACGTAGAACAGATGGGGAGGAAGAATTAGAATTTATTGATAACGTTGTTGGTGGCGCAGTCCCAAGAAATTTTATTCCAGCAGTAGAAAAAGGATTAAGAGAGTGTATAACTCATGGTGTTTTAGCAGGATGCCCAGTTATAGGTCTTAAAGCGACTCTTCATGATGGATCATACCACTCTGTAGATTCTTCTGAAATGGCTTTTAAGGTTGCAGCTTCTATAGCTTATAAAAAGGGATTAGAGCAAGCTAAACCTATTCTATTGGAACCTATAATGAAAGTAGAAGTTATATTACCAAATGAATATATGGGAGATGTGATAGCTGATATAAATAAAAAGAGGGGAAGAGTAATCGGAATGGAGCCAGAAGGGGACAAACAAAAGGTTATATCAGAAATTCCGCTTGCCGAAATTAGAAAATATGCTACTGAATTGAGATCTTTAACTCAAGGAAGAGGAGTATTTACAAAAGAATTTGCAAGATATGAAGAAGTTCCAGAGATAGAGGTAGCAAAAGCAATAGAGAGCATTAATGAATTAAGAAAATAA
- a CDS encoding ROK family protein, producing the protein MQKYVIGVDLGGTKISTALSNLNGEVLCQTTVPTNASEGEIPVLNRIIESVEKVIKDGSVTYKDIKGIGIGSPGPLDAEKGTIIYTPNLPFKNFNLVEPLNKKFEVPVFLDNDANVAAIGEYMFGAGKGAKDVVFFTVSTGVGGGAVLNGKVYRGHTSNALEIGHMTVAPDGPRCNCGNIGCVEATSSGTAIAKRGQEALASKVETSLRKYDTITSYEVFTEAAAGDPVCVDIINNALNYLGIAVANAVSIFDPEIIIIGGGVSKAGDIVFDTVRKVVDKRCFKSMAESVKIVPAGLGTDAGVIGAVALALLETEDK; encoded by the coding sequence ATGCAAAAATATGTTATAGGAGTAGATTTAGGGGGAACTAAGATAAGTACTGCATTATCTAATTTAAATGGAGAAGTGTTATGTCAAACAACAGTTCCTACAAATGCAAGCGAGGGAGAAATTCCAGTATTAAATAGAATTATAGAATCTGTTGAAAAAGTAATTAAAGATGGATCAGTAACTTATAAAGATATAAAAGGAATTGGTATCGGTTCCCCTGGACCTTTAGATGCTGAAAAAGGAACTATAATCTATACACCAAACCTTCCATTTAAGAATTTTAATTTAGTGGAACCTTTGAATAAAAAGTTTGAAGTTCCTGTATTTTTAGATAATGATGCAAACGTTGCAGCTATTGGGGAATATATGTTTGGTGCAGGAAAAGGCGCTAAAGATGTAGTATTCTTCACAGTAAGCACTGGAGTAGGTGGCGGTGCTGTCTTAAATGGAAAGGTATATAGAGGGCACACTTCAAATGCATTAGAAATTGGACATATGACAGTAGCACCAGATGGACCAAGATGTAATTGTGGAAATATAGGATGTGTAGAAGCAACATCATCAGGAACTGCAATTGCAAAAAGAGGGCAGGAAGCATTAGCTAGCAAAGTTGAAACTTCATTAAGAAAGTATGATACTATTACTTCATATGAGGTGTTTACAGAGGCGGCTGCAGGAGATCCAGTTTGCGTGGATATAATTAATAATGCACTGAATTATTTAGGAATAGCTGTAGCTAATGCAGTATCTATATTTGATCCAGAAATTATAATAATAGGCGGTGGTGTATCAAAAGCTGGAGATATTGTTTTTGATACAGTAAGAAAAGTTGTTGATAAGAGATGTTTTAAATCTATGGCAGAATCAGTTAAGATTGTTCCAGCAGGATTAGGTACAGATGCAGGAGTAATTGGTGCGGTAGCATTAGCATTGCTTGAAACAGAAGATAAGTAA